A single window of Candidatus Margulisiibacteriota bacterium DNA harbors:
- a CDS encoding metal-sensitive transcriptional regulator produces MLTGKHRKQLANRLSRVRGQIEGIKKMVEEPRYCIEILNQIAAAKAALSSIGKFILEDHMKTCVTASIKRGTGTREIKELMDVFEKF; encoded by the coding sequence ATGTTGACGGGTAAGCATCGGAAGCAGTTGGCCAATCGTTTGAGCCGCGTACGCGGGCAGATTGAGGGGATAAAAAAGATGGTAGAGGAACCGCGCTATTGTATTGAGATCCTAAACCAAATCGCGGCGGCCAAGGCGGCGCTTTCGTCCATCGGGAAATTTATCCTTGAGGACCACATGAAAACCTGTGTGACCGCTTCGATAAAACGGGGGACAGGGACGCGTGAGATCAAGGAGCTTATGGATGTTTTTGAGAAATTTTAA
- a CDS encoding TolC family protein, with product MRNFKFPIILLIIVLTSAAYAEKLSLSDVVRIALEKNPDLQAARSQKEAVSAKIPQVLALDNPRVGLEYEQIPSGSRNPEDGMKMYTAEQMIMFPGKIYAEWQMANAEASMLSANYQAKVLEISAQIKSAYYDLFFADRAIEAMAEIKELLARVKKSAEAKYIVGQAVQADVLMANVEYLLMDNELTSLQQERQVKEAKLKALLNRSDEGPLETAATLNLPGTIEPAAALEKNALEHRPELLAMKAGLAAKDAGHLRSKMDFFPDTMLGAKKRVSGGWDAMISFSVPLYFWKQSYGVNSAGLEREAAEAAYNNMRNMIRWMVKESRVMADAARRTARLYEDKIVPQSSQALKVALTAYRSGKVDFQTLQNIERAYKEARLKLFESQANYGKTLAELEKITGGEIK from the coding sequence TTGAGAAATTTTAAATTTCCAATCATTTTATTAATTATCGTTTTAACCTCTGCGGCTTATGCCGAAAAGCTTTCCCTTTCTGATGTGGTCAGAATCGCGCTCGAAAAGAACCCTGATTTGCAGGCGGCAAGAAGTCAAAAGGAGGCCGTCTCCGCCAAAATCCCTCAAGTTTTAGCTTTAGATAATCCCCGCGTCGGTTTAGAGTATGAACAGATCCCCTCCGGCTCGCGCAATCCCGAAGACGGCATGAAGATGTACACTGCCGAGCAAATGATCATGTTCCCGGGGAAAATTTACGCCGAGTGGCAGATGGCCAACGCCGAAGCCTCAATGCTTTCGGCCAACTACCAGGCAAAAGTGCTGGAGATATCCGCTCAAATCAAGTCTGCTTATTATGATCTTTTCTTTGCCGATCGCGCGATCGAGGCGATGGCCGAAATAAAAGAGCTCCTGGCCAGGGTTAAAAAGTCAGCGGAAGCTAAATACATAGTGGGGCAGGCGGTCCAGGCGGATGTTTTAATGGCCAATGTCGAATATTTGCTGATGGACAATGAACTAACTTCGCTGCAGCAGGAGCGGCAGGTTAAAGAGGCAAAACTAAAGGCTTTGCTCAATCGGAGCGATGAGGGGCCGCTCGAAACAGCGGCTACACTCAATCTGCCCGGAACGATCGAACCGGCAGCGGCCCTGGAGAAGAACGCGCTCGAGCACCGGCCGGAACTGCTGGCGATGAAAGCCGGGCTGGCGGCAAAGGATGCCGGCCACCTTCGCTCCAAGATGGATTTTTTTCCGGATACCATGTTAGGAGCTAAAAAGCGAGTCTCCGGCGGTTGGGACGCGATGATCTCCTTTTCCGTCCCGCTTTATTTCTGGAAGCAGAGCTATGGGGTCAATTCAGCGGGGCTCGAAAGAGAAGCGGCCGAAGCAGCCTACAATAACATGAGGAACATGATCCGCTGGATGGTCAAGGAATCGCGGGTCATGGCGGATGCCGCGCGCCGGACCGCCCGGCTTTATGAAGATAAGATCGTACCGCAAAGTTCTCAGGCTTTGAAAGTGGCTTTAACGGCCTACCGATCGGGCAAAGTCGATTTTCAAACATTGCAGAACATCGAGCGGGCTTATAAAGAAGCCAGGCTGAAACTTTTTGAAAGCCAGGCCAATTATGGCAAGACCTTGGCAGAACTGGAGAAGATAACAGGAGGAGAAATTAAATGA